Within the Hermetia illucens chromosome 6, iHerIll2.2.curated.20191125, whole genome shotgun sequence genome, the region CCAATTTAGATATATGTATAATTAgattaaatatatatgtatgcttcagTACATGGTAATaggtaatgtttgtttgtttaagaatacactgaaaGTCGCCTTCCCTGGTTGTCGTAAGAGACGACTGAAAAGgatggaaatttgtgggctaacaacctgcaaattttaaaactttattacTACCGAAACGGCAATGAAGGCTCGGATAGGGATTGACTTCACGGCTAcgacttttataataataataataatcgttggcgcaacaattcatattgcatcagggtcttgaagtgtgttagagcgcttcattcaagaccgtaacggtgcactacagtacattgtaggaggcattgtggtcaactttgcgctcgcccgagattattaccctgatttggctcaggtactcattcacagctgaatggactggtatccgacgtcaaatcacgatacgaatccactgccaccagtgagatttgaactgcgaccttccgcacgacagccttgtgctctaaccactaagctatccggacacgctaCGAGAGTTACAACGGCATAAGCTgaacattttgggcctaagcgaagtaagatggtgggtctctggaaagtattcctctcccttttgtggcaatgtgcttttgtactctcgaAAAtcgagtggtagcagacgcgaacccggtgtcgggttgttccTGATGGCTACTGCAAGGcgcactctcttgacctggatgccggtttctgacagacttctgctCCAGCTTAAAGAGCATCATAATTGTGCAATGCTATGCACAATATAAGGGAGAAGAACGTTTTCTGTgagattgtgatcgtgatgggtaatctgaatgcaAACGTGAGTTCTAACAACACCTTACTaggacatgtgatgaggaagcACGATCTTGGTGGTCGTAATGATAGTGGTGAAAGGTTTGTGGAATTCCGcagcttccactgcctcgtcatttGTGAAACATTGTTCGGGCACAGAGACTGTCATTAGATCAATTGAGTTTCAGCTAACCGACACCgagcgagcaatcagatcgactactttgcgatcagcagtagatttaggagttgcctcctGGATTTGCACAGCAGGAGAGGCGCTGATATCGACCTCGAAAAAGATCACCAtccgatggtcgcttacgttcgcttgcgtattgcaTCCGGCACTTCTCGCAGATGCCGCTCGACGGTGGGAGAGCCATTTTGCTGAACGGACGCAGATACACTGACTAACCCACATGAGAATATCAATCAGCATTGGGCAGTcataaaaaatacttttttctcgGATGTTACGCGGGCGACGATTAGGAGAAAAGTACCCTTCTTCCTATGTTCAAATAACTGTTAATCACCCATATTCAGTGATGATTTGGGGAGTGGTAATGAACAAAAGTCCTGGGTCTTTGCACTTTGTGGAAGGTAGCAAAAATCAGCAACAACATTTAAAAGACTAAAACGATTGTCTTGTgcctatataaatataaattctaCAATCTTTGCGCAAGGCAATGAGCCCTGTCATGTCGCGAAATCTGTCGAAGGGTTTTGCTCAGTCAAAATATTACCGCTCTTCCTTGGCCACCCAAGCCTCCTGATATCAACTCAATTGAAAATGGTTGGAgtgttttaaaataaaaggTTTATGAGAGGCAAAAAGCTACGAAAAAAATTTTAACACAAAATATTCGTGAAGTATACCTGGGCAATCCAATTATCTCGTAATACATTAAGCCTTGTGCTCAGAAGACTTTAAGGCTTTGGTGGAGTTAGTCGGGCCTGGAGAAGAGCTTTCGATTCActgaatttcataaaaacttaTGATATATTTAATTTGTTGCAACTGGTTTTGAAATATTAAGTTGCAGTTGACGACTTGTTATAATTTCTCTGTTCTGTTATTTTCTTTGCAGGGACTTTTGAGGACAGCTGAACAGCTAAAAATCAAAGGATTATGCGAAACTACAGATCAACTGGAAGAATCCGCTCCCGAAACGGCACTGATTACAGTCCCTTTATCAGAATCAGAGGAGGCACAACAATCTCAATCGAATATTAATGCATCGAACGCAATTTGTACAGTGACACAACAAACTAGTAATACTTCAATTAAAAAAAGTAGAGTGCGAAAGCGATCAAAATCACCTGATATAAACGCACATAATAATGAGACGAATCAGCAGGCTTATTCGTCCAGTTCTACAGTTGGCTTCAATTCCCCTATCTCAGTTGTATCGACTTTATCACCAATAGGAACAGCCCCCGTAGGTACAGTTTCCAGCGTTGATATACACCCTACGCAGCAGCATCACCACAACACAcatcaacagcaacaaacgCAGAATTTACATCAACAGCCCAATTTATCTGGAACATCTGTGAATAATCGGAGCCATGATAGTAGCTCGCCTTCTGTTAAACCTACTAAGATTATAAAAACAGAAGATATATCAAATAATGATGTCAACAGCAATGCCCAAACGAGTGGGACCATCTTAACACAAATTGTGGTATCACGTGACAAAGACTCCAAGACTATGGCCAGTTTAGGGATGGGGATAGTTAGTACTTTCTTTCAAAGTTTTTATGCAAACGTGTATAATCATTTATTTTCAGAACGGTGGTTTATTGGGCGTGCCTATGGGGTTTTTAGACTTTGCACCAGAACCGCCAGCTCCATCTGCAACACCTGTTACAGAACAGGTTGATATGTCCTGTACCCCTAGTACTGATACTAGAGATTTATCAAGTAAGTGTTGAAGTGAAAGTATTCCTATTTGATATTCTCCATATAGTGTTGGCGGAAACCAGAATACAACATCTGATAAAAGTCGTAACTAGGAAACTGGTACTCTGTAGAAGATACTTAATTTGTTGGGTATGTCAGCAAATAATTTAACCCAATCAGATAATTATCACAAACGATTATATTCCAAGAACTAACATTCTAAGCATAGAAGTGATTAAGAAGGGAAGTGATTTTACAAGCCAGAACTTGATGTCGTTAACGTGTACAaccaatttatttaaattgtccGGCATTCTGTAATATATATCGGTAAACACTATTTTTTCAAAGTGTTCAAGTAACAGTAGGAAATGATAAGATGGGTGAGAAATAGAAGCTAAGTCATTAAGGCTAGGTCTCATTATGGTCCACAATCAATCTTGACAACTCGACGGCGGCGCGAAAATAGGGTTAGAAGGGTGACTGCGGGTGAATATTCATAATTTTCTATATCAGACCAGAACCTCTTCTAAAGAAggtcatttaatttaatttgcctGGCAATCTCTTGATCTCCTGTACTAGTACATTCAAGTCAAAGCTTTCCGTAAGAAACTCTGCCACAACTGCTTGCACATGCGTGACTTCCTTTATGCAATTAGCAACCTTGAAGTTGGCATTATCTTTCCGATACTTCAATTGATTTCTATTCCGCCAAGGAGACTATAGACAGAAGGTAAAACTGGAAAGAAAAACAGGACAAAAGTGAATCATCCGATTTGAGGCCGAGGTTTAGGTTTaggtttttattttctcatagTGACTTACATCCAAACatgatttattttaataatagtttatgatTAGTTAAAAATCTGTCTTATTTCCAGACGGTGGGATGGCCAAGAAGGTCGGGTGCCAGCTTACCTATCAAATCCCGGCGTTTATCTAAAGGGGTTAGTACAATGGCCCACTAAAGGCCTGAGTGCTGGTACCACGGTTCGCccccttttaaaaaaaatcttatttaaaTGGGTGACATTTGTTTAGACAACCCGACTCctgtaatttactttatttgttgtGTGTTTATTACATCAATCTCAACACGGAAGGCGCGAGAAGATTTTAAACTACTTTTTTATGCTAACTTAACCAAACATGATTAGCACATTACATTTGCTGTGCTTATTTTCTATGTACTTCCACCAGGCAAGGTGTGTCAAAAAGGGAgagagcgttcagcttccggtttcccgacttgtttaaaaattgactggGAACTTGCCTTACATTTATCCTCAAATCAGGAAGTGCGACATATACAAATCTGAGCAGAACTCCTTAAAGTTTTTCCTCTTGTTTCGCTGGTGAACTTCTGGGTTTTGCAGACTTCATTATATTTGTGTTCGTTTTGTccctgatcgattctacctaccgccctctgagtcaTTCTTCTAGCTCTGTGGCAAGCTGATCGAAAGCTGGTCAGTTTACTATTggaccagtagtttggtcttctactggggaatgagcactgcCTAGGTGGAcccgtcacatgctttggtgaTGCGTTATGCCACATGGACAGTTCTTTCCGTGGAGGCGCCTGGTTTattagattggtctaaacatatttctatgaaagtttgctcatccaaagcttttgcagaccgcCTGAGATGTTTCTCGGTTGTGAACTCGGCAGTACGCAACGAATCTCTCAAGAGCTGTATTTGGATTTTGGCTCCAAAGCATTTGCATTCGGGTGGTAGAAATTGTTACCCACTTAGCAGTAATGATTTTCAACGAAGGTTTTTGGTCGATTTTGCAGGTCAGAGACGTGTTCGGGATTAATTTGAGAGACGAGAAACGCATCGAGCGTAGGGCTAGTAACACTGCAAAAAAGGGCCCGAATTCAACAGAGTTTTCCTCGCTGTCGCCAACAGAGAACTTTTTCTTAATGAGGAAGAAGAAATCGACTACACTGAAAGTTAACTTTTTTAgacattgaggtattacttctaccagaaatatttattatttattattaaatttaatcaGTTTTTTCAGTTGTTCGGCTAACATCTCGCTATGCCTTCCCGAGCTGGTTTTTGAAAGTTGttccattttttgtttttgtttgtctgtctgtttgccacaaacacttttctcagaagcggctataccaattgacacgaaatttggtgagaaggtgagaactgtgaacgcccaaacatgcagtgagtgatatccttctacgttgagatttaggggtccccatatatgtaaaatgggccgtgtaacattttttttcactgaatatagtcatgtgggatatcaaatgaaaggtctcgattagtacttttcgaagccggtcttagttttgatatttgttgaaaaggcggggagtgggaggggtggaaattgatgatttctttaacggacccattctcagaaactacccaaccggaaaatctgaaaaaaatcatgaagctgcctctatatggtgcccaggcctcaaaatactctccatatcgatatctgctcaaattaagttaataatagcatattaccatatttttggggaaattgagtaaaatcccccttaagtttatcccagagctataaaaattggtagtagcatgaaatataatataaagcatatccccaagtttgatcaaaatcgtactattactaacaaagttacagtagttcaaagttaactttaccgtgtaaatttactgcaactaattatcacactaaagtgggtagtcaaatATGCCAAATgcgtatacataacgggctacgtacaaatgggatagttctacactgaaatatactcacagaagaaacaaacaaaaccgttcatacctgaagcgacttGTTACAGCCTTTAATagattgaaaaaattgaaattacagccttttttttgtaaaatggtgcatttttttttaataagttaaaaaaagtcaaattaCAGCTTTTTTTTGTCAACATAATAAAATCCGCAATCGGGAAAATATAGCCAACAGAACACTTATTAATAAGATATATAATTTTTTGATTTCGGATAGATAAAATGACCGTTCAAGTGCCTCAAACTTGCCCACGACATTTCGACAAGGACTATGACAAGGACGTAGGAAAAATGATGGGtatctttgaaaaatatttttgaaaagtcaTAGCACGTACAAATTAAATTAGAAAAAATCATTAGATTATTTTTAGTGGTTACTTTGCAGTTAATTCTCAAAAGTAGGTCTAAAATTTACCCTTGACGATAGATCGCCTTAAGTCTATAACCGAAGCAGTAAGTACAGCCTTAGAATGTCTAGCTGCAAGGTTTGCAGTAACCAATGACCTCTTGCATGTCGAATTTTTGTGTCCCGAATCGTGCAGGCTGTCTGTGGTAGTACTCGTATGGTCGCTATTTATGTGCTACCATACGCCCTTTTGAGTTTGGCAGTAGACAAATCTAGTAGGCGCTGCAGTTTGAACTACTGTGACCCCGTCTAGCTCTTTGCACTGAATTGAGATGTCGTGCTTTTGGACAACTGGCACCGGACCTCTTCAACTCCAACATGAGATCTCTTTTTTGGTTCTTCCGAATCCTGCTGACATTTTTCAACAGGTCTTTCTCATCGAAATCATATTACCTGTGAGATGACAAATGCTTTAGAGCGAGTCTTCATTTTAATCTTTTTCATAACCGTTTATGACTCAATTAAATAGATCCTGTTCTGCCGGTAATTGCTGTTGAGGGATATAATTAATTTTGCATCTTTGCACGCTTTGAACGGTGTTCACCCTTCTCTGTCCACCAGACTGTTTGTATATTAGACTGTGAAGTGCAGTAAATTTTTTCGTATGAGAAACTGTTTATGTGAAATGTAGGAAGAAATTGATATTCACAGAAATGAGTTGCAATTGATAATGACGTAATCGATTCATCCAAAACATGTAGTTTTGCAAACTGCCTGCAGCTGCTTTTGTGACATGAGCTGCTCAAATCGACTTGACATCGAGCAAATTAAAATGTGTGCTACACCTTTAGCGCACACACTAACCTCGCATAGTATTTACCGTCAGGGCATATAAAATGCAATTATGGATGACAAGAGCAAAGATACGAATATTGCACTTTAGGGGGAGAGGGCGTTAACCAGGGTGCTAGGTTataaatttctaaatattttgCATGTTCTACAATAATCAAGGTtttttttcggtaaattttTAATTCGTAACTCACGGAGTTGAAACTGATAACTGATCTTAGGGAAATAATTTCTTCTAATCAACTAGTGTTTTTTGCCTGCTCGCCTATAACTTCCTCGATTTTTTTGAATTAGGCTATTACAATGTTTAGTAGGGCTTCAAAGTAGGAGCATTCCGAATTCCCGATTGCTACTACCATAAACTGCTATATAGGATGTaaagaacaaaaaaataaagatctTATTTAATTGTTCCAGTAAATGTTCGACTACTGCTTACACTATCTTCAGGAAAATTTTAGTATAATGTGTATTTTTGGTAATAGCTCTCGATGGGATATGATAAACTAGAAATAAAGGAATATACTCGTAAATGCTGGAATTATTTgtagaaattgaagaaaaatatttcctaaaaaTAGCGGTTCTGATATTTCAGTCGCATCAGAAAAGaatcaataataatagtatttaaACGGTTTTAGCCAATGCTGCATGGTTTAACCTAAGATTTAGACACATGAAACAAATCAATTTGAATTACAGACTCTATACCAAATGGTGGAGAAGTTCGTATTAAATTCGAGACTCTTCGTTCTTTAGATCCCACCGAATCCCTCGATATAGACAATCATATAGCTCAGCATATAATACAGCGTTTAGATCAATCACCCATAGAACAAATGCATCCATCAACGACGTCTGAAGATAACAAAATTTCACAACAtcttattcaaaatattaaaacaGAAATTGTAGACAAGCAGCATTCTcatcagcagcaacaacaaatgcAGAGCCAATCACAACAGCAAGGTCATCAGGGCATGTCTGGTAATACGGTGATGGAAATTGATCcaaataatataaagcatgaacCTGCAATGATAATAACACCAGAAATAGTAACGATGATGACGACAGGAAATATGGGTAAGATGATCagccatataaatatataatgcaCACCAAGAGTTTAACACTACATAAGTACTAAAATATTACTAAAGTGCGTTTCACTTTAAAAGCCTTACAGACAAAAGGAAAATAGTGTTAATAATTGGTTTAAGCATACATTCATCACTGAGACCACAGcttaataattgaaaattcacATTCCTATTTGCGTTGCTATTATAAACAGTTTCTTAAATTCTTCATcagaaaattatttctttttgttccaTTGCTTTTTTTGAGTATCTCTTTACGATCAACctgcaatatttttattttaatgattTGAACACAATCCACATTTTCTCGTTCATGAAGGATACTTTGTACGAATTTTTCTTCTCAGCGTCGCAGGGTTCAGATGACGGTTCTGTTATGGGCaaactatattttgaaaattttttggcaATAATGTGGCAATAAATGCATTGCTATTTAATCTGAGAACAGATTGAATGGTCTAAGAGCTAACTACGGTccaatgcaatgatttcaagaCTGAATTCCTCGAACCAaggcaaattttaaaaatcttgaATTATCTAGTTTCTATTCATCAGGGCTAGCTACAATCGTGCCTTGTTTGCGGTTTACAATACTGGTAACCGTAAAGCATATTGCCAACCACTTTATGAATTTCTGTcaaaatgacgcaaccgatcaagaagaCCTGAGTCCCTTCCTGATCGGGACGAAGACTTAAAAAGAAGTACTCTCATCATTGTCCTTACGTTgcccaagaccgtgtttctctATCACGAGTCTgagtaaggtgttgtcagaactCGAATTGGCATTGAGATATCATGCATTTCTTGAATTGCTTTCAGTTGTTCATTTAGAGCCTCCTTTCCCCTCTGAATCGGGATTAACTGAGACGCCTAGTTGTtacacagccattcagactgtagtgactcttctctgcTTTTCACTTAGCTTGGGATGTCGATGACGGAGGAAGGAtaagttcaaatatttacttAAAAATGATCTTATTGTTTTAATGTATATTCTATCAACAAGCTCTAAAACAAATCACTACATTCGGTAACTCGTCCCGTCTGTATCTCATCAAATTTTGTACATGTATGCATTTACATCCAGGTGTAGAGCAtgtaaaaaaatttaatcaGATTCACCATTCTTGTATTCTTCATTAATGattaatcaagtgagagttttTGAAGAGctttatatttttgaataattattTAAACCTATTGATTATAACAAGCGGTCTTAAGGATTTGGCCGGCGATATACTGTTTATAGATTAAAAAGGAAAAGCACGTTGTAAGCTACACAATTAATACTAGATTTATATTTTTCTAGATATTTACAATTCAGATACCAGTGAAGACTCTCTTATGATCGCAAATGGTTCTTCAAATGATAATAATGAACCCCAATATACAAATCTGGATCAACAAGATATAAAATTGAATGGGCCCAAAACGTGGACTCCGGAAGACATGAATTCTGCCTTAGAAgcacttaaaaa harbors:
- the LOC119659472 gene encoding longitudinals lacking protein, isoforms H/M/V isoform X1, whose product is MAVRSHQYFSLRWNNYQSTMTTVFQQLREDQSFVDVTLSCEHGSIKAHKVVLSACSTYFQKLLLENPCKHPTVILPSDIVYADLKTIIDFVYRGEIDVTESELQGLLRTAEQLKIKGLCETTDQLEESAPETALITVPLSESEEAQQSQSNINASNAICTVTQQTSNTSIKKSRVRKRSKSPDINAHNNETNQQAYSSSSTVGFNSPISVVSTLSPIGTAPVGTVSSVDIHPTQQHHHNTHQQQQTQNLHQQPNLSGTSVNNRSHDSSSPSVKPTKIIKTEDISNNDVNSNAQTSGTILTQIVVSRDKDSKTMASLGMGINGGLLGVPMGFLDFAPEPPAPSATPVTEQVDMSCTPSTDTRDLSNSIPNGGEVRIKFETLRSLDPTESLDIDNHIAQHIIQRLDQSPIEQMHPSTTSEDNKISQHLIQNIKTEIVDKQHSHQQQQQMQSQSQQQGHQGMSGNTVMEIDPNNIKHEPAMIITPEIVTMMTTGNMDIYNSDTSEDSLMIANGSSNDNNEPQYTNLDQQDIKLNGPKTWTPEDMNSALEALKNHNMSLTKASVTYGIPSTTLWQRAHRMGIDTPKKEGTTKSWNEEALNNALEALRTGQISANKASKAYGIPSSTLYKIARREGIRLAAPFNAAPTTWTPEDLERALEAIRSGQTSVQKASTEFGIPTGTLYGRCKREGIELSRSNPTPWSEDAMNEALVAVRVGHMSINQAAIHYNLPYSSLYGRFKRGKYDAPTPSGPPANNATNTSTNMDLIDNSPENSPFQYTPGPQTAHQQQPQQHQIQQSSQPPIHLQHQHHLQQHTQHSQLHPHQPPQQHHQQHIQQLDVTSSSQVHTQPGQIHQIQYHHHHSTPERS
- the LOC119659472 gene encoding uncharacterized protein LOC119659472 isoform X3, with product MKSRKQKGLLRTAEQLKIKGLCETTDQLEESAPETALITVPLSESEEAQQSQSNINASNAICTVTQQTSNTSIKKSRVRKRSKSPDINAHNNETNQQAYSSSSTVGFNSPISVVSTLSPIGTAPVGTVSSVDIHPTQQHHHNTHQQQQTQNLHQQPNLSGTSVNNRSHDSSSPSVKPTKIIKTEDISNNDVNSNAQTSGTILTQIVVSRDKDSKTMASLGMGINGGLLGVPMGFLDFAPEPPAPSATPVTEQVDMSCTPSTDTRDLSNSIPNGGEVRIKFETLRSLDPTESLDIDNHIAQHIIQRLDQSPIEQMHPSTTSEDNKISQHLIQNIKTEIVDKQHSHQQQQQMQSQSQQQGHQGMSGNTVMEIDPNNIKHEPAMIITPEIVTMMTTGNMDIYNSDTSEDSLMIANGSSNDNNEPQYTNLDQQDIKLNGPKTWTPEDMNSALEALKNHNMSLTKASVTYGIPSTTLWQRAHRMGIDTPKKEGTTKSWNEEALNNALEALRTGQISANKASKAYGIPSSTLYKIARREGIRLAAPFNAAPTTWTPEDLERALEAIRSGQTSVQKASTEFGIPTGTLYGRCKREGIELSRSNPTPWSEDAMNEALVAVRVGHMSINQAAIHYNLPYSSLYGRFKRGKYDAPTPSGPPANNATNTSTNMDLIDNSPENSPFQYTPGPQTAHQQQPQQHQIQQSSQPPIHLQHQHHLQQHTQHSQLHPHQPPQQHHQQHIQQLDVTSSSQVHTQPGQIHQIQYHHHHSTPERS
- the LOC119659472 gene encoding longitudinals lacking protein, isoforms H/M/V isoform X2, whose translation is MAVRSHQYFSLRWNNYQSTMTTVFQQLREDQSFVDVTLSCEHGSIKAHKVVLSACSTYFQKLLLENPCKHPTVILPSDIVYADLKTIIDFVYRGEIDVTESELQGLLRTAEQLKIKGLCETTDQLEESAPETALITVPLSESEEAQQSQSNINASNAICTVTQQTSNTSIKKSRVRKRSKSPDINAHNNETNQQAYSSSSTVGFNSPISVVSTLSPIGTAPVGTVSSVDIHPTQQHHHNTHQQQQTQNLHQQPNLSGTSVNNRSHDSSSPSVKPTKIIKTEDISNNDVNSNAQTSGTILTQIVVSRDKDSKTMASLGMGINGGLLGVPMGFLDFAPEPPAPSATPVTEQVDMSCTPSTDTRDLSNPTESLDIDNHIAQHIIQRLDQSPIEQMHPSTTSEDNKISQHLIQNIKTEIVDKQHSHQQQQQMQSQSQQQGHQGMSGNTVMEIDPNNIKHEPAMIITPEIVTMMTTGNMDIYNSDTSEDSLMIANGSSNDNNEPQYTNLDQQDIKLNGPKTWTPEDMNSALEALKNHNMSLTKASVTYGIPSTTLWQRAHRMGIDTPKKEGTTKSWNEEALNNALEALRTGQISANKASKAYGIPSSTLYKIARREGIRLAAPFNAAPTTWTPEDLERALEAIRSGQTSVQKASTEFGIPTGTLYGRCKREGIELSRSNPTPWSEDAMNEALVAVRVGHMSINQAAIHYNLPYSSLYGRFKRGKYDAPTPSGPPANNATNTSTNMDLIDNSPENSPFQYTPGPQTAHQQQPQQHQIQQSSQPPIHLQHQHHLQQHTQHSQLHPHQPPQQHHQQHIQQLDVTSSSQVHTQPGQIHQIQYHHHHSTPERS